In Cytobacillus oceanisediminis, the following proteins share a genomic window:
- a CDS encoding EAL domain-containing protein, whose product MNEFNTQDGEKTTKDIADSSSQQLELTKIKNNLNQAQMIANIGSLEYDVENDKGFWSDQMFRIFGLKPQKDFFPDYQMYLSYLHQDDRPAFEKQFKRLLKEKDSVDLVCRMIRQDGEERYIHHRADYFADEDGSPKIIATIQDITEKRRMEEQLYENERKIGQIYENLDVGVYSADLAERKVLHFSKGVEGIFGYTAEEFIADFDLWNNVILPDDLQEVEAKRANILNGNSIRYQYRIVHKSGEIRWVNDHSIPYLNERGELFRVDGFVTDITEQKWLEKRMRRMAFYDHLTDLPNRRYFDQKLQSLIEDDEQQNIAVLFFDLERLKQINDTFGHSSGDELLRLVSQRIKEKLNSVCFSARISGDQFAVIMEYIQEKEDPAQLADSINQIFSEPFHINSFELNITPSIGISLYPDNGSTADELVRNTESSLYHAKQKGNNRFQVYHPSMDIESYKLFTLEQDMRKAIQNDEFFLEYQPRVDTKTGKIVSAEALLRWNHPEWGRVSPLEFIPVAEETGLIINIGEYVIRKVCSQIYSWRERGLSIVPISVNISPLSFLKSCLVSMIKKALDENHLDASLIEIELTESSLINYSDNVIAVLKELGELGVKIALDDFGTGYSSITQLKKYKFDILKIDKTFIQAMDTNAEDAIITANLIQLAHGLNMKVVAEGVETFEQFYSLRKNECDQIQGYLFSKPIPPSTFEQKLLIGSLKPQNIKEDNVFKGLRKYVRVEFPYPLEAEMTILELNSKPVKMGSTKILIEDMSAGGVKFVSKMKLPVRKDIILLIETKLLGEVLSFTGTIVRKDEISDALTNYGFQFIIDEGPRDELAAMLDILQSQLEQSPSVPESRFIETASSQLYFE is encoded by the coding sequence GTGAACGAATTTAATACACAGGATGGTGAAAAAACCACTAAAGATATTGCTGATTCTAGCAGTCAGCAATTGGAATTGACTAAGATTAAGAATAACCTCAACCAGGCTCAGATGATCGCCAATATTGGAAGCCTTGAGTACGATGTGGAAAACGATAAAGGGTTTTGGTCAGATCAAATGTTTCGGATTTTTGGCCTAAAGCCTCAAAAAGATTTTTTCCCAGACTATCAAATGTATTTGAGCTACCTTCATCAGGATGACCGCCCGGCCTTTGAAAAGCAGTTTAAAAGGCTTCTCAAAGAAAAGGATAGTGTGGACCTGGTATGCAGGATGATCAGGCAGGATGGCGAAGAACGGTATATTCACCATCGGGCAGATTATTTTGCAGATGAAGATGGATCACCTAAAATCATCGCAACGATTCAGGATATAACTGAAAAGCGGCGCATGGAAGAACAGCTTTACGAAAATGAGCGGAAAATTGGGCAGATTTATGAAAATCTTGATGTAGGCGTCTATTCCGCAGATCTGGCAGAAAGAAAAGTTCTTCATTTTTCCAAGGGAGTAGAGGGGATATTCGGCTATACAGCCGAGGAATTTATTGCCGATTTCGATTTATGGAACAATGTGATCCTTCCGGATGATCTGCAGGAGGTAGAAGCGAAGCGGGCGAACATTTTGAATGGGAACAGCATCCGCTATCAATATCGAATTGTTCATAAATCCGGTGAAATTAGATGGGTTAATGATCATAGCATCCCATATCTGAATGAAAGAGGCGAACTTTTCCGGGTTGATGGATTTGTAACAGATATAACAGAACAAAAATGGCTTGAAAAGAGAATGAGGCGTATGGCTTTTTATGATCATTTGACCGATCTGCCGAACCGCCGGTACTTTGATCAGAAGCTCCAGAGCCTTATTGAAGACGATGAACAACAGAATATTGCTGTCTTGTTTTTTGATCTGGAGCGGTTAAAGCAGATTAATGATACCTTTGGACACTCTTCAGGAGATGAACTTCTTAGGCTTGTTTCACAAAGAATTAAGGAGAAGCTAAATTCAGTCTGTTTTTCAGCAAGAATTTCCGGTGATCAATTCGCAGTTATTATGGAATATATCCAGGAGAAGGAGGATCCTGCGCAATTAGCAGATTCCATTAATCAAATTTTCTCTGAACCATTCCATATCAACAGCTTTGAGCTTAATATTACCCCGTCTATAGGCATTAGTTTATATCCGGATAATGGGAGCACAGCTGATGAATTGGTCAGAAATACGGAATCTTCCCTATACCATGCCAAGCAGAAAGGGAATAATAGATTTCAGGTTTACCATCCTTCTATGGATATTGAATCTTATAAGCTTTTTACCCTGGAACAGGATATGAGAAAAGCCATTCAAAATGATGAGTTTTTTCTTGAATACCAGCCAAGAGTTGATACGAAGACCGGCAAAATAGTAAGTGCCGAAGCTTTATTAAGATGGAATCATCCGGAATGGGGCAGAGTTTCACCGCTGGAGTTTATACCAGTGGCAGAGGAAACTGGTTTAATTATAAATATAGGAGAATACGTGATCAGGAAAGTATGCAGCCAGATTTATTCCTGGAGGGAAAGAGGTTTATCGATTGTTCCGATATCCGTAAACATCTCTCCGTTGAGCTTCTTGAAAAGTTGTCTTGTTTCCATGATAAAAAAAGCATTAGATGAGAATCACCTTGATGCGTCACTGATTGAAATCGAATTGACGGAATCTTCCCTAATTAACTATTCCGATAACGTGATTGCAGTGCTTAAAGAATTGGGAGAATTGGGCGTGAAAATTGCGCTGGATGACTTTGGGACAGGCTATTCATCCATCACCCAGTTGAAAAAGTATAAATTCGATATTTTGAAGATCGATAAAACCTTTATCCAGGCAATGGATACTAATGCGGAAGATGCTATCATCACAGCAAATCTGATTCAGCTCGCCCATGGGCTGAATATGAAGGTTGTAGCAGAAGGCGTGGAGACCTTTGAACAGTTCTATTCCTTAAGAAAAAATGAGTGTGACCAAATACAGGGGTATCTTTTCAGCAAGCCAATTCCGCCTTCCACCTTTGAGCAGAAACTGTTAATTGGCAGCCTGAAGCCGCAGAATATCAAAGAAGACAATGTGTTCAAAGGTTTGCGCAAGTATGTTCGAGTCGAGTTTCCCTATCCGCTGGAGGCGGAAATGACCATCTTAGAGCTTAACAGCAAGCCTGTCAAAATGGGCAGCACGAAAATCCTGATTGAAGATATGAGTGCAGGCGGAGTGAAATTTGTTTCAAAGATGAAACTTCCGGTAAGGAAAGACATCATTCTATTAATTGAAACCAAGCTTTTAGGAGAGGTTCTCTCCTTTACAGGAACGATTGTCCGAAAAGATGAAATATCAGATGCTCTGACTAATTATGGATTTCAATTTATTATCGATGAGGGACCGAGAGATGAATTGGCGGCGATGCTTGATATTCTGCAAAGTCAGCTCGAGCAAAGCCCCTCTGTTCCCGAATCCCGATTCATAGAAACAGCCAGCAGCCAGCTATACTTCGAATAA
- a CDS encoding LCP family protein, with protein MSGTRIVRRKKKKLRIWRVLLLFTLITVIGGGTYFAYNLYSHAKGASSKIFQELDRSKIPNHRTEEVEITKDPFTVLVVGIEDQEGGERSDVMMLATVNPKTEEVFLLSIPRDTRTYIKELGYKTKLNHSYGAGGIETTIATINDMIDIPIDYYITTNFEGFEDIVDTFDGVSVDVPFTFDAQLTGSLKWKTYYEGKMNLNGNEALAYVRMRKADPRGDHGRNERQQQVIKAIIDKGTSFSSITKIDDVMDDLGKNVKTNIPPSKFASFVKLYSKIKDTKIQNLTLNGTDEYIDGVYYYIPDEDSLLEINSTLETALAISKGTSISDSEFGNDSNSEYDLNPESGYDSNESETEYDSEENSEYQSESETDTDYNSDSNY; from the coding sequence ATGTCTGGTACTAGAATTGTCAGGCGGAAGAAGAAAAAGCTCAGAATTTGGCGAGTGCTCCTGCTGTTCACACTTATTACAGTTATTGGCGGCGGAACATACTTCGCCTACAACCTTTATTCTCATGCTAAAGGTGCCTCCAGTAAAATTTTTCAGGAATTGGATAGAAGTAAAATTCCGAATCACCGAACAGAGGAAGTCGAAATTACCAAGGATCCTTTCACCGTTCTTGTTGTTGGAATAGAAGACCAAGAAGGCGGAGAACGTTCAGATGTAATGATGCTGGCAACAGTCAATCCAAAAACAGAAGAAGTTTTCCTGCTAAGCATTCCCCGTGACACAAGAACATATATAAAAGAACTCGGCTATAAGACAAAATTAAATCATTCCTATGGCGCCGGCGGTATTGAGACAACCATTGCAACAATCAATGATATGATTGATATTCCAATTGATTATTATATAACCACTAACTTTGAAGGTTTTGAGGATATTGTCGATACATTTGACGGTGTATCCGTCGATGTACCATTTACCTTCGACGCCCAGCTGACAGGCAGCTTAAAATGGAAGACCTATTATGAAGGTAAAATGAACCTAAATGGGAATGAAGCACTTGCTTATGTGAGAATGAGAAAAGCGGATCCACGCGGTGACCATGGAAGAAACGAGCGGCAGCAGCAAGTCATAAAAGCGATCATTGATAAAGGCACTTCGTTCTCTTCCATTACAAAAATTGATGATGTAATGGATGACTTAGGGAAGAATGTAAAAACGAATATCCCGCCATCAAAATTTGCAAGTTTTGTAAAATTATATTCTAAAATCAAAGACACCAAAATCCAGAACCTTACTCTAAATGGTACGGATGAATATATAGACGGTGTATATTATTATATTCCTGATGAAGATTCTCTATTAGAAATTAATAGTACCCTTGAAACAGCACTTGCCATTTCAAAAGGCACATCAATATCCGACTCTGAATTTGGGAACGACTCTAATTCAGAATATGATTTAAACCCTGAATCCGGATATGATTCCAATGAATCGGAAACAGAATATGATTCTGAGGAAAACTCTGAGTATCAATCTGAAAGTGAAACAGATACAGACTATAATTCAGACTCAAATTATTAA
- a CDS encoding sensor histidine kinase, whose amino-acid sequence MSIKKFDSKTLDLILEKMVQTVGTSKDEIFRIGEQCRKDHKTLTDELMEVKQMVLKVIEEGDKLEVQTRFARKRLSEVSMHFKDYSESEVREAYEKAHQLQMDLSMNRQLEKQLRDRRDDIERRLIGVNDTIDRAEVLISQITVVMNYLTSDLKQMGEIIEDAKLKQDFGLKIIEAQEEERKRVSREIHDGPAQMMANVMMRSDLIERVYKERGADEAITEIKDLKKMVRNALYEVRRIIYDLRPMALDDLGLIPTLKKYLTTIEEYHRSTKIYFANVGEERRLPPQYEVALFRLIQESVTNALKHAEAKEIHVKIEINSTRVAVVIKDDGKGFNLREKRPGSFGIMGMGERLELLDGQMSIDSKIGKGTIVIIQVPLN is encoded by the coding sequence ATGAGTATTAAGAAATTCGATTCCAAGACTCTGGATCTTATTCTTGAAAAAATGGTTCAAACAGTAGGCACCAGTAAAGATGAAATTTTCCGTATAGGTGAACAATGCCGTAAAGACCATAAGACTTTAACGGATGAACTTATGGAAGTTAAACAAATGGTTCTTAAGGTAATTGAAGAAGGGGATAAGCTGGAGGTGCAAACCCGGTTTGCAAGAAAGCGCCTTTCTGAAGTAAGCATGCATTTTAAGGATTATTCAGAGTCTGAAGTGCGTGAAGCATATGAGAAGGCCCATCAGCTTCAAATGGATTTATCCATGAATCGCCAGCTTGAAAAACAGCTGAGGGATCGCCGTGATGATATTGAAAGAAGGCTTATAGGTGTTAACGACACTATTGATAGAGCTGAAGTCCTTATTTCTCAAATCACGGTCGTGATGAATTATCTGACAAGTGACTTAAAACAAATGGGAGAAATCATTGAAGACGCGAAGCTCAAACAGGATTTTGGTCTGAAGATCATCGAAGCACAGGAAGAAGAGCGGAAAAGAGTGTCCCGCGAGATCCATGACGGACCGGCCCAGATGATGGCGAATGTCATGATGAGATCCGACTTAATTGAACGGGTATACAAAGAGCGCGGTGCTGATGAAGCCATTACTGAAATAAAAGACCTGAAAAAAATGGTCCGCAATGCTTTATATGAAGTTCGAAGGATTATTTATGATTTGCGTCCAATGGCTCTTGATGATTTGGGTTTAATACCTACCCTCAAAAAATACTTAACAACGATCGAAGAGTATCACAGGAGTACCAAGATATACTTCGCGAATGTTGGCGAAGAAAGGCGATTGCCGCCACAATATGAAGTCGCATTGTTCCGCCTGATTCAGGAATCTGTGACAAATGCTCTCAAGCATGCAGAAGCTAAAGAAATCCATGTGAAAATAGAAATAAACAGCACTAGGGTAGCAGTAGTCATCAAAGACGATGGGAAAGGCTTCAATCTTCGTGAGAAGCGTCCGGGCTCTTTTGGAATTATGGGAATGGGTGAAAGGCTTGAACTTTTGGATGGCCAGATGTCCATAGATTCTAAAATAGGCAAAGGAACCATTGTCATTATCCAAGTGCCATTGAATTAA
- a CDS encoding DEAD/DEAH box helicase, with translation MLIPNLNKDTSDSLPISLIETIPAISLNESYLFNNELQQLLHGKQLLLIDLPFPLEEIQSHYGNGNILYRKGIIKDKSKVVCARCGNKDRSLFSSFHCARCGEKECVYCRKCIMMGRVSACTPLISWCGPEPLQELVENPLVWSGTLSPGQQHASEQVKHAVIENKELLVWAVCGAGKTEILFEGINAALASGKRICIATPRTDVVLELGPRLKAVFPGIQVAVLYGGSEDRHLQAPLTIATTHQLLRFYNAFDTVILDEVDAFPYTADESLQYAVRQSRKETSSMIYLTATPSQKWQRECRSGKREFVTIPARYHRHPLPVPSFKWCGNWEKSLKKDKLPSAVRQWIKKRLDNHKECLLFLPKIDKMEKVLTILRKTYPKIQAVHAEDPGRKDKVQMMRNKEISMLLTTTILERGVTFPNIDVAVLGAEDRIFTESALVQIAGRVGRSSEYPKGEITFFHYGKTESMVKAQKQILKMNSEAKKKGLIDY, from the coding sequence ATGTTAATTCCAAATTTAAACAAAGACACTTCAGACAGCCTCCCGATTTCCTTAATTGAGACCATTCCGGCTATATCACTCAACGAAAGCTACCTCTTTAATAATGAACTTCAGCAACTACTCCATGGTAAGCAGCTTTTACTTATTGATCTCCCATTTCCCCTCGAAGAAATTCAATCACATTACGGAAACGGAAATATTCTATACCGAAAAGGTATTATTAAAGATAAGAGTAAGGTTGTCTGTGCAAGGTGCGGCAATAAGGATCGCTCTCTTTTTTCTAGTTTTCACTGTGCCCGATGCGGGGAGAAGGAGTGTGTTTACTGCCGAAAATGCATCATGATGGGACGGGTCAGTGCTTGTACACCTCTGATTAGCTGGTGTGGACCTGAACCACTCCAGGAACTTGTCGAGAATCCCTTAGTATGGAGTGGCACCCTTTCACCTGGGCAGCAGCATGCCTCCGAACAGGTAAAGCATGCAGTGATTGAGAATAAAGAGCTCCTTGTTTGGGCAGTATGCGGTGCGGGAAAAACGGAAATTCTGTTTGAAGGGATCAATGCTGCCCTTGCGTCCGGAAAAAGAATCTGTATTGCCACACCTCGAACAGATGTTGTACTGGAGCTTGGTCCGCGGCTTAAAGCAGTCTTCCCTGGTATCCAGGTTGCTGTCCTATACGGCGGCAGTGAAGACCGCCATCTCCAAGCTCCCTTAACCATCGCAACCACACATCAGCTGCTTCGATTTTACAATGCTTTTGACACAGTCATTCTTGATGAAGTAGATGCCTTCCCTTATACAGCAGACGAAAGCCTTCAGTATGCTGTCCGACAGTCCCGCAAGGAAACCTCCTCTATGATCTATTTAACTGCTACCCCTAGCCAAAAATGGCAAAGAGAATGCCGGAGCGGAAAAAGAGAATTTGTCACTATCCCGGCTAGATATCATCGTCATCCATTGCCTGTTCCGTCTTTCAAATGGTGTGGAAATTGGGAGAAATCCCTTAAAAAGGACAAACTCCCATCTGCAGTTAGACAATGGATCAAGAAGAGGCTTGATAACCACAAGGAGTGCCTGCTCTTCCTTCCGAAAATCGATAAAATGGAAAAAGTCCTCACCATCCTTCGTAAAACCTATCCTAAAATCCAAGCTGTCCACGCAGAAGACCCCGGCCGAAAAGACAAAGTCCAAATGATGCGTAATAAAGAGATTTCCATGCTTTTAACAACTACCATTCTGGAAAGAGGAGTTACCTTCCCTAATATTGATGTAGCAGTACTCGGAGCAGAAGATCGCATTTTTACAGAAAGCGCTCTTGTCCAGATCGCCGGCCGTGTTGGAAGAAGCTCTGAATACCCGAAAGGAGAAATCACCTTTTTTCACTACGGCAAAACCGAAAGCATGGTCAAAGCGCAGAAACAAATCCTCAAAATGAACTCTGAAGCCAAAAAGAAAGGATTGATAGACTATTAA
- a CDS encoding ComF family protein: MTELLQRIHSEKQSKKSRFDRIHLHQVFQPLNLNIENKKIILIDDIYTTGSTLYHAAKVLKAGGAASVCSLTLARG, from the coding sequence GTGACGGAGCTGCTGCAGCGAATTCACTCAGAAAAGCAATCCAAGAAATCGCGATTTGACCGAATCCATCTTCATCAGGTCTTCCAGCCGCTAAATCTCAATATCGAAAATAAGAAGATTATCCTAATCGACGATATCTATACAACCGGCTCAACTCTATATCATGCAGCGAAAGTACTGAAAGCAGGGGGTGCTGCATCAGTATGCTCGTTGACATTAGCAAGAGGATAA
- a CDS encoding response regulator, with protein sequence MNTKIVIIDDHQLFREGVKRILDFEKSFNVVAEGDDGSEAMALVEENDPDVIIMDINMPNTNGVEATRQLINKYPESKVIILSIHDDENYVTHALKTGASGYLLKEMDADALVEAVKVVADGGSYLHPKVTHNLVNEYRRLAAEGTGTTSYSQVEIRRPLHLLTRRECEVLQLLADGKSNRGIGEALYISEKTVKNHVSNILQKMNVNDRTQAVVVAIKNGWVEVR encoded by the coding sequence TTGAATACAAAGATCGTCATAATTGATGACCATCAATTATTCAGAGAAGGGGTAAAACGCATTTTAGATTTCGAAAAGAGCTTTAATGTAGTGGCAGAAGGCGATGATGGCAGTGAAGCCATGGCTCTTGTGGAAGAGAATGATCCAGATGTAATCATCATGGACATCAATATGCCGAATACAAACGGTGTGGAAGCGACCCGCCAGCTGATTAATAAATATCCTGAATCCAAGGTGATCATTCTTTCCATCCATGATGATGAGAATTATGTAACGCACGCACTTAAGACAGGAGCAAGCGGATACCTTTTAAAAGAAATGGATGCAGATGCATTAGTCGAAGCTGTAAAGGTTGTCGCTGATGGAGGATCTTATTTACATCCGAAGGTGACACACAACCTGGTAAATGAATACCGCAGACTAGCTGCAGAAGGTACTGGAACCACATCTTATTCACAGGTGGAAATCCGCCGTCCTCTTCACTTGCTGACACGCCGTGAATGCGAAGTGCTTCAGCTCCTTGCTGATGGCAAAAGTAACCGCGGAATTGGGGAAGCTTTATACATAAGTGAAAAAACAGTAAAGAACCACGTGAGCAATATCCTGCAAAAAATGAATGTGAATGACCGTACTCAGGCAGTCGTTGTAGCGATTAAAAATGGCTGGGTTGAGGTGCGATAA
- a CDS encoding YigZ family protein: MLPHYYTVKGYGENEIIIDKSRFIAHVSRAQSEEEAQEFILSIKKRHYNATHNCSAYLIGENDQIQKANDDGEPSGTAGVPILEVLKKKKLKDSVVVVTRYFGGIKLGAGGLIRAYGKATSEGLQTTGIVERELVTIMHTKIDYTWLGKIENELRSSIYPIKEIHYLESVEIETYVKDELIDSFTSWMTELTNGQSQTIAGNKLYLETQI, encoded by the coding sequence ATGCTGCCCCATTACTATACAGTAAAGGGATATGGAGAAAATGAAATAATAATAGATAAATCCCGATTTATTGCACATGTATCCCGAGCACAATCAGAAGAGGAAGCACAGGAATTCATCCTATCTATAAAGAAAAGACATTATAATGCAACACATAATTGTTCTGCCTATTTAATAGGGGAAAATGATCAAATCCAAAAGGCGAATGATGACGGAGAGCCTAGCGGCACGGCTGGCGTTCCAATATTGGAGGTCTTGAAGAAAAAAAAGCTAAAGGATTCCGTTGTAGTCGTAACCCGATACTTTGGCGGTATAAAGTTAGGCGCAGGCGGCCTAATTCGCGCCTATGGGAAAGCAACTTCGGAAGGATTGCAGACAACCGGGATTGTCGAAAGAGAACTTGTAACGATCATGCATACCAAAATAGACTATACCTGGCTTGGAAAAATAGAGAATGAACTCCGGTCCTCCATATATCCAATTAAGGAAATCCACTACCTTGAATCGGTTGAGATAGAAACGTATGTTAAGGACGAACTCATTGACTCTTTCACCAGTTGGATGACTGAATTAACGAATGGCCAAAGCCAAACAATCGCTGGAAATAAACTATACTTGGAAACACAGATTTAG
- a CDS encoding DegV family protein: MKTAVVTDSTAYIPKDIREKLNIHMIPLSVIFGSETYQEEVEITAADFYEEVKHKDLPTTSQPPVGEFAELFEKLSKEYDAVISIHLSSGISGTFQGAVTAGSMVEDIQVFPFDSEISCMVQGFYVIEAAELAAAGKGPQEIVERLEEMKKSIRAYFMVDDLSHLQRGGRLSSAQALIGSLLQVKPLLHFEDKKIVPFEKIRTRKKAMKRMVDLFWEDVKSGEPYQAVIIHANREAEALEWKAELEVEYPNVEFMISYFGPVIGTHLGEGAMGFGWVKK; this comes from the coding sequence ATGAAAACGGCTGTTGTAACGGATAGTACAGCATATATTCCTAAAGATATAAGAGAAAAGTTAAATATACATATGATACCGCTGAGTGTTATTTTTGGCAGTGAGACCTACCAGGAAGAAGTAGAAATTACGGCTGCAGACTTTTATGAAGAAGTGAAGCATAAAGATCTTCCGACTACTTCACAGCCGCCGGTGGGGGAGTTTGCCGAGCTGTTTGAGAAACTATCGAAAGAATATGATGCAGTGATTTCGATTCATTTGTCGAGCGGCATCAGCGGGACGTTCCAGGGGGCAGTTACTGCTGGGAGCATGGTGGAGGATATTCAGGTTTTCCCGTTTGACTCGGAAATCAGCTGTATGGTGCAGGGGTTTTATGTAATTGAAGCTGCGGAACTTGCTGCTGCCGGTAAGGGACCACAGGAAATCGTTGAACGGCTTGAGGAAATGAAGAAGAGCATTCGGGCTTATTTCATGGTGGATGACTTATCGCATCTTCAGCGTGGAGGGCGCTTGTCAAGTGCACAGGCATTGATCGGCAGCCTGCTGCAGGTGAAACCGCTGCTTCATTTTGAAGATAAGAAAATTGTTCCGTTTGAAAAGATTCGCACGCGCAAAAAAGCGATGAAGCGGATGGTTGATCTTTTCTGGGAAGATGTGAAAAGCGGGGAGCCTTACCAGGCGGTTATTATCCATGCCAATCGCGAAGCAGAAGCCCTCGAGTGGAAAGCTGAGCTTGAAGTGGAGTATCCAAATGTTGAGTTTATGATCAGCTACTTTGGCCCGGTCATTGGAACCCATTTGGGTGAAGGTGCTATGGGGTTTGGCTGGGTGAAGAAGTAG